The following coding sequences are from one Hydra vulgaris chromosome 04, alternate assembly HydraT2T_AEP window:
- the LOC136079426 gene encoding uncharacterized protein LOC136079426 translates to MNRLTDEVRQESPWTMMFADDIVICCESSEQVEVNLERWRYALESRGMKVSRSKTEYMCVNERADGGQVQLQGVDLVKVDEFTYLGSRVQSNGGSEREVKKRVQAGWCGWHKVSGVICDRRVSARMKGKIYRTIVRPAILYGLEIVALTKRQVREMEVSEMKMLRFSFGVTKKDQIRNEFIRGSAHVACFGDKVRELRLRWYKKSFVLFILPKTTFLSTKLKLRVNSAVLYLNEVFADVLRVMSHFKLETVLKPQCSYILKIKNALPI, encoded by the exons ATGAACAGACTGACGGACGAAGTTAGACAGGAGTCTCCTTGGACTAtgatgtttgctgatgacattGTGATCTGTTGTGAGAGTAGCGAGCAAGTGGAGGTAAACTTAGAAAGATGGAGGTATGCTTTGGAAAGCAGGGGAATGAAAGTGAGCAGAAGTAAAACAGAGTACATGTGTGTGAATGAGAGGGCAGACGGTGGACAGGTCCAGTTACAAGGAGTTGATTTGGTGAAGGTCGACGAGTTTACCTACTTAGGGTCGAGGGTACAGAGCAATGGAGGAAGTGAAAGAGAGGTAAAGAAGAGAGTGCAAGCAGGGTGGTGTGGATGGCACAAAGTGTCGGGTGTGATCTGTGATAGAAGGGTGTCGGCTAGAATGAAGGGTAAGATCTATAGGACAATAGTGAGACCTGCTATATTGTATGGACTGGAGATAGTGGCACTGACAAAGAGACAAGTTAGGGAGATGGAGGTGTCTGAGATGAAGATGTTAAGATTCTCATTTGGAGTGACGAAGAAGGATCAGATCAGAAATGAGTTTATTAGAGGATCAGCACATGTAGCATGTTTTGGAGATAAAGTTAGAGAATTGAGATTGAGATG GTATAAGAAAagttttgtactttttatattacccaaaacaacatttttatctaCAAAGCTTAAGTTAAGAGTAAACTCAGCTGTGTTGTATTTAAATGAGGTTTTTGCTGATGTTCTGAGAGTAATGAGTCACTTCAAGCTTGAGACTGTTTTAAAACCACAATGTTCGTATATTTTAAAGATCAAAAACGCATTACCAATATGA